Proteins encoded together in one Candidatus Xianfuyuplasma coldseepsis window:
- the mbhE gene encoding hydrogen gas-evolving membrane-bound hydrogenase subunit E has product MKQFLSFIVVAALGVLIVLSLQGNALFVEYGDIRVADRISQQFIDRDVNGANSGVEFGESVDLESGPANIVTSIVADYRSFDTLGEITVLFISSLGVALLLATSKAKRMELDFHPNFMLKVGSRALFGIILMTGVFIIVHGHLTPGGGFPGGTMIASSILLLYLADDEFRTKVKSFKVLESIAGSLYVIIGLVGLFVFDYFLINFLDNGILGELVSSGIIPIVYVLIGLKVGSEISGIIDHFLTEEAM; this is encoded by the coding sequence ATGAAACAATTTCTCAGTTTTATCGTCGTCGCTGCACTCGGTGTCTTAATTGTACTGAGCTTGCAAGGAAATGCCTTGTTTGTCGAGTATGGAGATATCCGTGTTGCTGATCGTATTTCCCAACAGTTTATCGATCGTGATGTGAATGGAGCAAACAGTGGTGTTGAGTTTGGTGAGAGCGTAGATCTTGAAAGCGGTCCAGCAAATATCGTTACATCGATTGTTGCCGATTATCGTAGTTTTGACACGTTGGGTGAAATTACCGTGTTGTTTATTAGTTCATTAGGAGTCGCTTTGTTACTTGCAACGTCCAAAGCCAAACGAATGGAGTTGGATTTCCATCCGAACTTCATGCTCAAAGTTGGTTCAAGAGCATTATTTGGAATCATCTTGATGACTGGAGTATTCATCATTGTTCATGGACATTTAACACCTGGTGGAGGGTTCCCAGGAGGAACGATGATTGCGTCGAGTATTTTACTGCTGTATCTCGCAGATGACGAGTTTCGAACGAAAGTGAAGTCGTTTAAAGTACTGGAAAGTATTGCGGGTAGCTTATATGTCATTATCGGTTTAGTTGGATTGTTTGTCTTTGATTACTTCCTGATAAATTTCCTTGATAATGGAATTCTAGGTGAACTGGTTAGTTCTGGAATTATTCCGATTGTATATGTCCTAATCGGATTAAAAGTAGGTAGTGAAATTTCGGGAATTATCGACCATTTCTTAACAGAGGAGGCTATGTAA
- a CDS encoding complex I subunit 5 family protein — protein MSAVLFIAIPLLAAFLSILSKKVAPYLMLIVSAALVVLLTVVPQETILIGGYQSPWGIVLVLDQYSQIALYVTNIAFFLIAAMNFCDYKKMGTILLVALAGLNGLLLTGDLFNLFVFLEIAGISAYLISSTNKKPLHTFHYLVAGTVGSSLYLLGLIILYNMFGTLNMADMADALVGVNPVLVAFPFLLMFIGLGVEAKLVPFNAWVKGILGHANTLSGPMIAGVYAGASLFVFGRLLTSVFVLSDQLMLIVSVVVGFSILAGEAMAYASTKARQVLLFSSIAQAGIAVLMFVYGFALIGVLFVTLNVFSKLVLFTVIAQMSAQTGSDEIADLRGVFAANKWVGAGFSAVVLSVLGLPLFAGFLVKLSILEALFAADNLLFPAIILLSSVVEGVYFIKMLVSFWYSKKEAPKLSFTKLQVYVILVIAGILVVFGSYVQLYFDVIASIGGGI, from the coding sequence ATGAGTGCTGTATTGTTTATTGCGATTCCCTTATTGGCCGCATTCTTAAGTATTTTATCTAAAAAAGTAGCCCCTTATTTGATGCTGATTGTATCCGCAGCGTTGGTTGTATTGTTAACGGTCGTACCACAAGAAACGATTCTAATCGGTGGGTATCAGAGCCCATGGGGAATTGTCTTAGTATTGGATCAATATAGTCAAATTGCATTATATGTGACGAACATTGCGTTCTTCCTGATTGCAGCGATGAACTTTTGTGACTATAAAAAAATGGGTACGATTCTGTTGGTGGCTTTGGCAGGATTAAATGGGCTCTTATTAACCGGTGATTTGTTCAACTTGTTTGTTTTCTTGGAAATTGCTGGAATCAGTGCATATTTAATTAGTTCAACCAACAAAAAGCCATTGCATACGTTCCATTATTTAGTTGCTGGAACGGTCGGTAGTAGTTTGTATTTATTAGGTTTAATCATTTTATATAACATGTTTGGTACGTTGAACATGGCAGATATGGCCGATGCCTTGGTAGGTGTGAATCCGGTTCTTGTTGCCTTCCCGTTCTTGTTGATGTTTATTGGATTGGGAGTCGAAGCAAAATTAGTACCATTCAACGCATGGGTGAAAGGAATTTTAGGTCATGCGAATACCCTGAGTGGTCCAATGATTGCCGGAGTTTATGCGGGTGCTAGTTTGTTTGTCTTTGGTCGATTGTTAACCAGCGTATTTGTATTAAGTGATCAATTGATGCTGATTGTATCGGTGGTAGTTGGATTTAGTATTCTTGCTGGGGAAGCGATGGCATACGCAAGTACAAAAGCACGTCAAGTACTGTTGTTCAGCAGCATTGCCCAAGCGGGGATTGCTGTCTTGATGTTTGTGTATGGATTTGCATTAATTGGGGTACTCTTTGTGACCTTGAATGTCTTTAGTAAATTGGTATTATTTACCGTGATAGCTCAGATGAGTGCACAAACTGGATCGGACGAGATTGCCGATTTACGTGGTGTCTTTGCCGCGAACAAGTGGGTTGGTGCTGGATTTAGTGCCGTTGTTCTGAGTGTTCTTGGATTACCATTGTTTGCGGGATTCCTGGTGAAGTTATCGATATTAGAAGCGTTGTTTGCTGCGGATAATTTACTGTTCCCAGCGATTATACTACTCAGTAGTGTTGTAGAAGGTGTGTACTTCATTAAAATGCTTGTTTCCTTCTGGTACAGCAAAAAAGAAGCACCAAAACTATCGTTTACCAAGTTGCAAGTGTATGTCATCTTAGTTATTGCTGGTATTCTTGTCGTATTTGGTAGTTATGTTCAATTATACTTTGATGTTATTGCATCGATTGGAGGTGGCATCTAA
- a CDS encoding sodium:proton antiporter, whose product MLQYVAIILIMLGLYGLLTQRNVIKIIISLNVLEIGLNIFIISVGYVTDGVAPIFTSTYPTNAVAFVDPLPQALVLTAIVIGVGTTALGLALAKNIYNQYGTFDLDEIKGEE is encoded by the coding sequence ATGTTGCAATATGTAGCGATTATCCTCATCATGTTAGGATTGTATGGATTATTAACGCAACGAAATGTGATTAAAATCATCATTTCGCTCAATGTATTAGAAATAGGATTGAATATTTTTATTATTAGTGTCGGGTATGTTACAGATGGTGTTGCACCAATTTTCACTAGTACATATCCTACCAATGCGGTCGCATTTGTTGATCCGCTACCACAAGCATTGGTCTTAACGGCAATTGTCATCGGTGTTGGTACGACAGCACTAGGACTAGCGCTTGCAAAAAACATCTACAATCAATATGGTACATTTGATTTAGATGAGATTAAGGGGGAGGAATAA
- a CDS encoding ABC transporter ATP-binding protein, which yields MNNYFDEEEYTESKFDLEIWIKIFKMMTPFKKHLIVGVAAAIMLAAVDAVYPQINRYAILMAGDKDLSKLPLFIGLYIVLMIVIGSMVYTFIIHAGKLQQKLSYTLRKKAFHNLQKLPFSYYDKTPVGWIMARMTSDSRNLSEILSWGMIDMSWGSLMMIFITIAMLLTDWQLALIVLAVMPILLLVSYYFRKKILHAYRKIRKENSKITGAFNEGITGAKTTKTLVLEEQNYRDFDRKTSTMKRHSIRAAMFAGLYFPTILFIASVATGVVMYYGGNRIALDIIEVATLATFIMYIGQFFDPVMQLANILARFQQAQASAERLMSLIETEPDIWDRPDVIDTYGDAIDFKRENWEPLHGKVEFRDVTFKYDKGEKVLDHFNLTINEGESIALVGHTGAGKSTIVNLVCRFYEPTDGTILIDGRDYKDRSLGWLHANLGYVLQSPHLFSGTIKDNIQYGNEEATMEDIIEAAKLVEAHDFIIEFEDGYDTVVGEGGARLSVGQKQLISFARALIANPRILILDEATSSVDTKTEKSIQRAIEVVLRNRTSIVVAHRLSTITTSDRILVLEDGNIIESGTHQELIKETGKYYQLYTNQFKNEQVEKSRISS from the coding sequence ATGAATAACTACTTTGACGAAGAAGAATATACTGAGAGTAAGTTTGACCTTGAAATTTGGATTAAAATCTTCAAGATGATGACGCCATTTAAGAAACACCTGATCGTCGGTGTTGCTGCAGCAATCATGCTTGCTGCTGTAGATGCAGTGTACCCCCAAATTAACCGGTATGCGATTTTGATGGCTGGGGATAAAGATCTCAGTAAATTACCACTATTTATCGGTCTATACATTGTCCTGATGATTGTGATTGGATCGATGGTATATACCTTCATTATCCATGCGGGAAAACTGCAACAAAAACTATCGTATACATTACGTAAAAAGGCCTTTCATAACTTGCAGAAATTGCCGTTTTCATACTACGATAAAACACCTGTAGGTTGGATTATGGCACGGATGACGAGTGATTCACGGAACTTATCCGAAATCCTTAGTTGGGGTATGATTGATATGTCATGGGGATCATTAATGATGATTTTTATCACCATAGCAATGTTACTAACAGATTGGCAATTAGCCCTCATTGTACTAGCGGTTATGCCGATACTATTACTTGTCAGTTATTACTTCCGCAAGAAAATCTTACATGCATATCGGAAAATTCGGAAAGAAAATTCGAAAATCACTGGTGCCTTTAATGAAGGAATTACTGGAGCAAAAACCACAAAAACATTGGTACTAGAAGAACAGAATTATCGCGATTTTGATCGCAAAACGTCGACGATGAAACGACACTCGATTCGAGCTGCGATGTTTGCTGGATTGTATTTTCCAACGATATTGTTTATCGCCTCGGTTGCAACGGGAGTTGTCATGTATTATGGTGGAAATCGGATTGCGTTGGATATCATTGAAGTGGCCACATTGGCTACCTTCATCATGTATATTGGACAATTCTTTGATCCCGTTATGCAACTTGCAAATATTCTCGCTCGCTTTCAACAAGCCCAAGCATCTGCCGAACGATTGATGTCGTTAATCGAAACCGAACCCGATATTTGGGATCGGCCGGATGTCATTGACACCTATGGTGACGCGATTGACTTTAAAAGAGAGAACTGGGAACCATTACACGGTAAAGTGGAGTTTCGCGATGTCACCTTTAAGTACGACAAGGGAGAAAAGGTACTGGATCACTTTAACTTAACGATTAACGAAGGAGAAAGCATTGCCTTGGTTGGTCATACCGGTGCTGGTAAATCGACCATTGTCAACCTTGTCTGTCGTTTTTACGAACCAACCGATGGCACGATTCTCATCGATGGCAGAGACTACAAAGATCGCAGTTTAGGATGGCTCCATGCGAACCTTGGATATGTGCTTCAATCCCCGCATTTATTTAGCGGTACGATTAAAGATAATATTCAATACGGTAACGAAGAAGCAACAATGGAGGACATCATCGAAGCCGCGAAACTTGTCGAAGCCCATGATTTCATCATCGAATTTGAAGATGGGTATGACACGGTTGTTGGTGAAGGTGGAGCACGCTTAAGCGTCGGTCAAAAACAGTTGATCAGTTTTGCAAGAGCTCTGATTGCAAATCCCCGAATTCTCATCCTTGATGAAGCAACCAGCAGTGTCGATACGAAAACCGAAAAAAGCATTCAACGAGCCATTGAAGTTGTATTGCGTAATCGCACAAGTATTGTGGTAGCCCACCGGTTATCGACGATTACGACAAGTGATCGCATCTTGGTTTTAGAAGATGGTAACATTATTGAATCAGGAACCCATCAAGAACTGATTAAAGAAACCGGTAAATACTATCAACTCTATACCAATCAATTCAAAAATGAGCAAGTTGAGAAATCACGTATTAGCTCTTAA
- a CDS encoding cation:proton antiporter, with amino-acid sequence MNDVLNYIVFGLVATGMLFAVIRLIKGPKVSDRAVALDTFNVIVIGSIGLLSFVFDNGLYLDIAIVYGILAFLETIVFARYLEGNHDHR; translated from the coding sequence ATGAATGATGTATTGAATTATATCGTATTTGGTCTGGTAGCAACTGGGATGTTGTTTGCCGTTATTCGCTTGATTAAAGGACCGAAAGTATCGGATCGAGCTGTTGCCCTAGATACATTTAATGTCATCGTTATTGGATCCATTGGTTTACTTAGTTTCGTATTTGATAATGGTCTGTATTTGGATATTGCTATTGTCTATGGAATCTTAGCATTCTTAGAAACCATCGTCTTTGCACGATATTTGGAGGGAAATCATGACCATCGTTGA
- the mnhG gene encoding monovalent cation/H(+) antiporter subunit G produces MTIVEISSYVFMIIGGVFYFLGGLGVLRMPDTFNRIQAGTKATTLGAFSLLIGVGIAHPEWLLKVVLIIIFIALSNPIGSSVLAKATYKAYGAPDNVVEDDLKEWFGGDDDAR; encoded by the coding sequence ATGACCATCGTTGAGATTAGTAGTTATGTATTTATGATCATTGGTGGAGTGTTCTATTTCCTCGGTGGTCTTGGCGTGTTACGGATGCCCGATACATTTAATCGAATTCAAGCTGGTACCAAAGCGACAACGCTTGGTGCATTTAGTCTGTTGATTGGTGTTGGAATCGCTCATCCTGAGTGGTTGTTAAAAGTTGTGTTAATCATTATCTTTATTGCCCTATCCAACCCGATTGGAAGTAGTGTGCTTGCCAAAGCAACCTACAAAGCGTATGGGGCACCGGATAATGTTGTTGAAGATGATTTGAAAGAATGGTTTGGAGGTGACGATGATGCTCGTTAG
- a CDS encoding hydrogenase subunit MbhD domain-containing protein codes for MMLVSVLELILGIFIVVLAFLAINVKSLIKTVMFLSAMSMLSVLAFVMMHAPDVAVTEAVIGSGLVTSLFVFTLLSVRKVERKQ; via the coding sequence ATGATGCTCGTTAGTGTACTTGAACTTATCCTGGGAATATTCATTGTCGTGTTAGCCTTTTTAGCCATCAATGTCAAAAGTTTGATTAAAACGGTGATGTTTTTATCAGCAATGTCAATGTTAAGTGTATTGGCATTTGTAATGATGCATGCACCGGATGTTGCGGTTACTGAAGCCGTCATTGGTAGTGGACTTGTAACGAGTTTATTTGTCTTTACCTTATTATCTGTACGAAAGGTGGAGCGTAAACAATGA
- a CDS encoding Na+/H+ antiporter subunit E encodes MKYVATFLVLFAIYVLLAGFAVQELILGALISVILTIIIARYVNYQVDLKLPLRIVIFLVIYLPVFIWQLLLANLDVARRVLSPKIPLNPGFVKIDSELQGDFAKLMLANSITLTPGTLSVDVHEQDLYVHTVDVKGSTQEEHKAHISALFESILGRVFK; translated from the coding sequence ATGAAATATGTAGCAACGTTTCTTGTACTCTTTGCAATCTATGTCTTATTAGCAGGATTTGCAGTACAGGAACTGATACTAGGTGCATTGATCAGTGTGATATTAACGATAATTATCGCGCGTTATGTCAATTATCAAGTTGATCTCAAATTGCCACTACGGATTGTCATTTTTCTAGTGATATATCTACCAGTTTTTATCTGGCAATTATTGCTTGCTAACCTTGATGTTGCACGTCGGGTATTAAGTCCGAAAATTCCCCTCAATCCGGGATTCGTTAAAATCGATTCCGAATTGCAGGGTGATTTTGCAAAATTGATGTTAGCAAACTCAATTACATTGACACCTGGTACATTAAGCGTCGATGTTCATGAACAGGATTTATATGTTCATACCGTTGATGTTAAAGGCTCAACGCAAGAAGAGCACAAAGCACATATCAGTGCGTTATTTGAATCGATTCTAGGGAGGGTGTTCAAATGA
- a CDS encoding ABC transporter ATP-binding protein — MKRLKQMTKWMKGYRLIYLIAVLLLVSLQYLRTLSPLFMTHIVDTIFNGINSPLPQFIQVFLQGDTIRSQLLIVAIVYVSFTLIRVVIMFGRRMINAYFTENIAYNMRNTLYNKLQNLSFTYHSHAETGDLIQRCTTDVDTYRRFIGEQLIEIFRLFFLIGFTIFQMMLISPKMTGYSVIVTPIIFAAAFVYFIYVKKVFKRVEEAEAKMTTTLQESVTGIRVVKAFAKEQYEITKFDEDSQNYYEEDIRLLKLMAYFWGGTDFIIFIQYAITLSVGIVMTVNNELTLGEYIAFLSFIGMIVWPLRQLGRIVGDFGKTTVALDRLDEIVLQTSEHKDDATFEPVISGKVEFKEVTFQFDDDHKPLLKNISFTVERGESVAIVGKTGSGKSTLINLMVRLLDYNSGSILFDDVDIKDINKKHLRKNVGIIMQEPFLYSRTVYDNIGIMDENAEEDKVYRAASIAALHEDIVNFESGYKTIVGERGVTLSGGQKQRVAIARMLLHSKPVLIFDDSLSAVDTETDIQIRRALNDYWKNTTVFIITHRITTAMEADKIIVIDKGEIVEMGTHDQLLAQQGIYNELWDIQTNIEYDYQQLEREVGTHE, encoded by the coding sequence ATGAAACGATTGAAACAAATGACAAAATGGATGAAAGGCTATCGATTAATTTACTTGATCGCGGTTCTTTTACTGGTTTCATTACAGTATCTACGTACGTTGTCACCATTATTCATGACGCACATCGTTGATACGATATTCAATGGAATCAATTCACCATTACCACAATTTATCCAAGTATTTTTACAAGGAGATACGATTCGGTCCCAATTACTAATTGTCGCAATCGTCTATGTATCCTTTACTTTAATTCGTGTTGTAATTATGTTCGGTCGCCGAATGATCAACGCGTATTTTACAGAGAATATCGCATATAACATGCGAAATACGTTATACAACAAACTGCAAAATTTAAGCTTTACCTATCATAGTCATGCTGAAACAGGAGATTTGATTCAGCGCTGTACGACCGATGTTGATACCTATCGCCGCTTTATCGGGGAACAATTAATTGAGATTTTCCGATTGTTCTTCTTGATTGGTTTTACCATCTTTCAGATGATGTTAATCAGTCCGAAAATGACGGGATATAGTGTAATCGTAACACCGATTATCTTTGCCGCAGCATTCGTTTACTTCATCTATGTTAAGAAAGTATTCAAACGTGTCGAAGAAGCAGAAGCAAAAATGACAACAACCCTGCAAGAAAGCGTTACTGGAATCCGTGTTGTTAAAGCATTTGCAAAAGAACAATACGAAATAACTAAATTTGATGAGGATTCTCAAAACTACTATGAAGAAGACATTCGATTATTAAAATTGATGGCGTACTTCTGGGGTGGGACGGATTTTATCATCTTTATTCAGTACGCGATCACCTTAAGTGTTGGTATCGTTATGACAGTAAATAATGAACTGACACTCGGTGAGTACATTGCCTTCTTATCCTTTATTGGGATGATTGTATGGCCACTTCGTCAATTAGGACGGATTGTTGGTGATTTCGGGAAAACAACCGTTGCCCTTGATCGATTGGATGAAATTGTACTGCAAACAAGTGAACATAAAGATGATGCGACCTTTGAACCGGTTATTTCTGGTAAAGTGGAGTTCAAGGAAGTGACCTTCCAGTTTGACGATGACCACAAACCGCTATTGAAAAACATTTCATTTACCGTTGAACGTGGTGAGAGCGTTGCGATTGTCGGTAAAACAGGTAGCGGAAAATCTACGCTTATTAACTTGATGGTACGACTGTTGGATTATAACAGTGGATCCATTCTATTTGATGATGTCGATATCAAGGACATCAATAAGAAACATTTACGGAAAAATGTTGGTATTATTATGCAAGAACCATTCCTGTACAGTCGTACGGTGTATGACAACATTGGAATCATGGACGAGAATGCCGAAGAGGACAAAGTCTATCGAGCAGCATCCATTGCCGCTTTACATGAAGACATTGTCAATTTTGAAAGTGGATATAAAACGATTGTTGGAGAACGAGGTGTAACACTCAGTGGTGGCCAAAAGCAACGTGTCGCTATTGCTCGAATGCTACTCCACAGCAAACCGGTATTGATTTTTGACGATAGTCTAAGTGCTGTTGATACGGAAACTGATATTCAAATCCGACGTGCCTTAAACGATTACTGGAAAAACACAACCGTATTTATTATTACTCATCGCATAACCACGGCAATGGAAGCCGACAAGATTATTGTGATCGACAAAGGTGAAATTGTGGAAATGGGTACCCATGATCAGTTGTTAGCACAACAAGGTATTTACAATGAATTATGGGACATTCAAACCAACATCGAGTACGATTATCAACAATTGGAAAGAGAGGTGGGAACACATGAATAA